TCCTATTGTAGCACACATTTCTTGGAACTGAACTCTGAACTGTGAACTCTTTCGAATCTCTTGCTTGTGTTTGCTGGCAAATTCCTCCAGATGGGTTTTAAAGGTTTCTAACTGTTTAGACATCTACAGAGAAAATGGTCAGGTACCATAATTGAACAAAACTGTGATCCTATGCAGGGCACTAATGTCCAATTTTAGCAAAGGAAATTGTGAATTTCCAATTCTTAGAGAGTAGGGATCTGTATTGACTTATATTTACCTGTATAATCTGATCTTCAGCCAGGACTGTCCCTCTTTCTTTGTACTTTGCCTATAACCATAAACAAATAATGGGTCAATAAACATGATGTGTATTTCTATTACATGAATGCAGCATAATGTTTTATATGTACTACTTTGTATTAAATCTTTTGTAAATAATGAGGAATGGCAACAAGATCTCAATTCTCCAGTGTTGAAACCTAATTCATGgcagaaaaaaatacactaacaATGATGTAACATTGTAACAAAATCCAGATGTTAAACTGAAAGAAAGTTATTAAATAGAGTAAACCATTAAATACTAAGGGGGCAATTTAATAACTGAATGACTTACTAAACTGAAAGTACAATTTATTAAACCAAGGGAACAATTTATTAAACTGACAGAAGAATTTCTTAAATCGtggtaataatatattaaaatgagTTAGCGATACAATAAATCGACAGAATGgttatttaaatcaaataaatgttttattaaattaaagaaacaatATACCAAATTGATGGAATTTGTGAGGTAAAGGAATAACTTATTAAGTCAGGGGAACAATATATTTAACTTAGGGAACAATATTAAATTGGAGAGAAATATTAAACATtgaatgttatattaaaatcatGGTATCTATGTACTAACATTGCAGTAACACTATATTAAAGTTGAAGGAATTATGTAACTAtttagcagttcaaaaagaggcggtggctgacttcacatgtgtcgcaCAGTTTTCGCTACCTCTGCGAGTTTCTTCTTGGCGATGGCTCCAGCCCCGACTCCTCTCCTGTGCATGGCTGCTCCTCAGAGTCCCAGAACCCGAACAGACTTCAACAGAGCAGAGCagaacagacagaaagaaagagaccgCTGCTGCCGACTCCCGAGTTATTCACTCcagaattaaaacatttaaagattTCAGGAGAAATGAGGCTGAGTTCAGTTAGAGCTAACCGGCTAACTCTAACTAACTAACCCGCAGAATCAGCTCACACAGCGTAAACACACACAGTTTCTACAACACAAAGTTACCCACAGTTAATCTGAATAAAAACGAGCACTgcagagtaaaaaaaatacactgtattACGCGCTGTTCTCCTCCCTGTTTGTGGAGTGTTTAACTGTTTATCTTCTACAAGCTCTAATGTTTTTCCGCAATCAAGGAACAGTAGCTGTTTCTTCTCTGGTGATTTTTGAGGAGGAGTGAAGGCTTCTGCCTCCTACTGGTAACCGGTATATACACTGAAGCTAAAGACAGATAAAGTGCCAGTccgtattttttttgtttctaaactgaaagcaaaagcatttctgagtggagaagggacagaatattgtatttaatggttACAgcgtgctggaacgaccatccctgctaatcctaaaatataaatttaaaaaattggGGTGTCGGGTCTCTTTTTGCTGGAGTTCTTCTGACCACATCACGGGTCTTtgcgtacttacgtcacatgtacagcctctggaAGAGGATCCGGCTccgttttactgaacgtgagctgctggtggagcaatggagacttcagaaggggaaactcagagctcagtagctcattcactcacagtaaaaacaaagtgtgtagttaaagtgCAGTTTCTGACTGAGAGCACTTTCCCtctaactgaacataacctggaattggattaaTCTGCTCtcaaaggagaccgcatcacacccgcccagtttaaaatgattcttctcaTGCTCGgtacaattacccattctcaccagctagggcactaaatcccaaaacttacggacatcagcttcaATCATTTTAAGTCACAGCTCAGAACTAAAGAATATAAGTATCCATAAATTTACAATTAAcagacaaataaacagacaaGCAGTATGAAACAGGAGAGAACACCATCATTTTTACTGGCATGGAAaccataataaatataaaatattgcaccATAAGTTATAATATGATATACATCAGACGTATTGCATATTTGAGGTGAATAGTTAATTCTGGGTTGCACATGTATGAGTAAGTGGGGTCATTAAGTGATATGTCTATCGAGACACATAAGCctaatatgtgtaatatttacCCTgcgttaaaagaaaatgttttttgtccTAAATGATTGGAATACCTCTTAAAACTATAAGTGTTCACTAGTTTAACAATCGCTAAGAAAACCAAAGCAAGTGTCAACGCATACACAAAATGCCACTGGCCTAAAACTGCTGGATTAAATCCGCGGCTCTACAGACAGAGGCTCTCAGGACAAAATGATAATTGGAACTGGCAAATACAAAAGTTAAAGTATCATGATTAATATAGCTCTaatattatattgtcatttttgtaacATGACACTTGCTTAACTAATTTTAGGTGAAAAGACTTTAGTTTCACAGTTACGCTGGGCGCAccaatcaattttttttacaaacttaATTGATTAGTCTGATACAGATTTCTCTAAAAGTATCATAAATGCAGAACTCTGAAGGCACATTATTTACAAAACCAAGTGGCTATAAATGCTTTTTGCAAAAAAAGTAAAGCTTTACTCTAAGATGTATTTGTAACTTTAAGTTTGACTTTAATATAAACCTGTTTTTAACAAAGGTTTACAAATAAACTTTCCTTTACCATACTGCATCTATATATTCCATATTTTCCATTATTTATATAGGCATAAGTATTCCCAAAATGGTATACTGTAgcactaggcctggacaataattcgatatcggtatttatcgcgataagaaatgtttcaataacggtgatatcatttttgtggtatatcgatatgtattatttacagaatctgtcatggacaggcgttttactggcgtcagctcgccgcacagctgaacacaatcagcctccgtagctggactatctctgtgcgtgatgatgtaatcacataggcacgtagccagataggctaggctaggctagatttggctaggctaggctaggctaggctcgggtccgctacgcatctaaaatgcctcgcgctggagccaaacggagccgggacgagcggatccaaggctaaggtaggctcggttcgcatctgaaatgttccgcgctggagtggaacggagcggaaccaagccgagcctagcctagcctcaggtccgctcggtccgccctcgggtccgctcggtccgcccatgggtccgctcggtccacccacgggtccgctcggtcagcggtcagtcgcgggtcctctcggtcagccgcgggtcctcttggctcccagcacgggacatttttgatgcaaaatgaatgcccctgccgcttccacaagtgatcaattgaaggagggaggtctaattcagtggtgaggatttggttcaactctcgaaggtctgctaaacttcagtttgctgcaaattgtgccggagagtggagcaggttagcagcggtaacgttaaaacatctaatctgttccaccacctcaatcagttccactacatacaatattttccttatactggctgaatcacttttatagcttatgttgtaagttattcaagttatttaaagtttatgaatcctttaggtttgtttatttgacggggatatcatgtttcttttatgtttataaagagttgtattttggctgaagcacttttgtagcttatattgtaactaagttatttatagttgataaagcctataggtttgtttatttgacgggaaaatcttgttgcttttatgtatataaaggcttcttttattctttatcctagttgaaacacttttgttttgatctgttaaatttgtttacaaaagactaagaagctctgcttctatcctaattttaagttattttttattggtaatagttatataggcttatgtttgacagggatgtcatgtttttattttgctatatgcaaataaaattgagcattgatttatcttgactattttttatttcttaagtattataatgttttcgtgaaaggaggtttcaaagacttaaattaaattttcagacagtactaggtacatatttccattgcagggattcttcgcagttttctgtggccttctaagtatttatatcgatatcgaaattatatcgtatcgaccgaaattaaggaatatatcgtgatatgaattttggccatatcgtccagcactatgtaGCACAGATGTTGAACTGTCTCTGTGCACTGAATAGCTGTGTCCAATAGCTCAAGTGTAATCAGGTTTTTGTTTGGTTGAAAAGTAACATTCATACTCAAAGATTTGATTTTGAAATATGCTTTTATTAAAATTTTGCATGTCATATTTATCAAGAATATTAAATTGAAGTGGATTCACTCATCGCCACATCTATTTTAGCACTACTGACTCCTGTGGGATAAAACAGAACATACCATTTTGAGTTTAACAGCCTTTATTTATcctgttatacactgttatatgATTACAATGACTTATTTTGTCTCAAAATCACTTACTTGGATCTGTCTCCTTTGCTGTGAACCCACATTGTGAAATCTTTCGTCAGCAGATCGTTGAAGATGTGAACTTCTGGGTCTTCAGGCATGGTAGCGGGCCTTTTACaacatacagtaaaaaatatttttggttacTGCAAAACACAATGCGGTAACATTATTTGTGACATTCATGTCCTCATACATAcatgctctttttctctctctggttCAGCAGAAAGTTTACAAAGTTCTTCTGTACCATGGAGTCCATTATTTTACTGATATCACTAGCAATAGTGGATTCAGCATAGCGGCGGCCCAGGTGTTGAACATCATCTGCTGGGCTATTAGTGGCACAAAAATCGTACAAAAATGATTTATTCCTAATTCTCTTAATGTTAGACAACATAGTGGATTACACACTTGACCTGCATGCAGGAAACAGGACTCAAAAAAAGGCTTTGCTGATGAATGAAGAACGATTTAAACAGGCAACTAttacacatttaatttttttgtttgtctgctTACCAAGTTAAAGCAtttgttaaataatttaataaaaatattgttgtaatACAATTTTGTATAGCCTGTACAGATTTTTACTCCTacatttttaatagaaaaaaatatatttcaaactAATGGACAAATTTCGTTATTAGTCTCATAACAACattcacataaataaattaatgaagacTTTTGTCTTGCCTGTTGTCAACAGCTCTTGCAGTGACTACCAGTACACCGCCCAGGCAAAAGAAAATCAGAGCAATCATCTCTACCTTCATCTTCAGCTTTCACAACCTGAAATTTAGAAAAACAATCAAACATTTAATACACATACAGACtagctgtattattattattttagtatgcAATAAAATTCCTAAGGAAAGATATCTTAAGACCTACCTTACACAGTTCTGGTGCTGCAGAAATGTAGATGCAAAAGGTTTGGTTTCATAGCGGTGAACTGCAGTCCCCTTTTATACGTTAAAACTGTATGACTTTTGGAAAAAATAATCTATATTTCCGCATCATTAAAGCAATTATTTTTGTGAGCGATCAGGCAGGTGTACAGGCTGATAAGATTATTTTCTCACAAGTCTTTCCTGTATTTGCAGCTTCTGTTCTTAGAAAGCTAAACGTTTAAGGAAGTCTGTCTGGTTTGCTTTGTACAAATTGGCCATTAATCTGATGTTTCTGGGGCTAGAATGGTCATTAAGCCGTGAATGTGATGTAAAGCTTGCACAGCTTTAAATGGGTACTAGATCTTATCTGCTTTATGGCTAAATGGAAAGTGTTTCTGCCAACAAAAGATGCAGAATTGGAAGGGAAAATGGCAAATGGAAAAAAATTATCATTGCTTAATCTTGTTTCTGACTGTCGTCTGTTTGGGACTCTTTGGACATGATCAGAATCAAAGGAAGGCAATACACAAAGCAATACAGTGCTGCTAAAAATGCAGTTGCATGCAAAAATAAGGGCAACCTTGGAGCTAAGCaggttttattcagtttttagtttatttgttttctttaaagacCCTGACAGGTTACTGcaaaattttgtacactggacctgaagagtttaaatggcaaaaataaaggtaaaaaggGTTTGTTTCTAAACTTTTTTACCCGgtaatgtataatttttttctacCTCTTCTTCTtatatataacgttatatatatatataaaccctcaACGGCCTGGTGTTGACCTTAGGCcacaaaacacttttttgatTGTTACACCATGTCTTTAATTTTTGGATTGTTCTTTTCTCAcaaaatatcacattttttttttttacttaataaaatattttagtttttgccTAGGCCAACATTATGCAGTTGGGCCACTTTTGTTGGGAATAACGCTAAGGTCGTGGTGGTTATTAATTTCCTTtttacaaaactaaaataaaatccgTGTTTTTGCATATTCTTGTATATCTGTGCATATTTCAcatttgttgtgttttatttactgtatttagttCTATATATTCATGTAAGCCTgatataataatagaataattacCTGAGCCTCACCACTCAGCATGAACGAGAAAATAGCAGTAATAAACCAAACTTAAAACTAATGGGTATTAAAACTAGCACTTTTTAGCACACATTTCTAGTTTATATGGTTCGTGCAAACACGGGTTCACGAATTGTGTAGAGTTATTAGGAGAATTAAACATTATAttgagtaaatattaaataaaaaaatgttttttggtgttttcttTCCTCCAGTTTCCTCGAGCTTTTACAGAAACTCCACCTGCCCGGGTTTGTAAACACGTCCCGGGCTGACGCATGCGCAGCGCGTACGGCGTTTAAACCGACTGTGCGCTCAACATGGTGCTGAGGATCACGTTAGAAAATGGGGGACGTTAATAAAAGTGAAGCGTAGGAGCGCTTTAAACGGAACTTATCTCCTAGTATGGGAAGAATTCAGGAGGAAACTGGGGCGTTTCCACACCTGCGGTTCACAGGCTGATTTAACTGAGCGATTTTTGGAGGCAGCGGGCGGAGAAAGATAGTGTTATTGTTTTTTCTCCGCATCCAGCAGTTCCAGCACTGCGGATCAAAATGGAGGCGAGGACGGAGTAACTACACCgggcagttagctagctaacttagcttagctaactagcgaAGTGGGGGATTATAACCTACCTAACATCGAATGCGGCCTGTTGGCTTTATTATTTGAAAGCCTGAGTGGTCTGCAGATGTTTAGTTAGCTAGGCTATCCTGTGGCCTGTACTGATTAGCggttagctaacctatctagctATATAGATAGGACGCTAGCTAAGCTAATAGGCTAGTTGGCTAATTCGCTAGCTGGCTAACCAGCTAGCTGGGTTTGCTTGTTTAGGTTAGCTTGTGAAGGCggtgttgtttgtgtttgtgttcttgGAAACATCATGAAGGATTTCCAGCTTTGTTTCCAGGCGGGTCCAGGTAAAtattattagctattagctaattagctaactatTAGCTATGACacttgatccatacagtactgaGTGTGCAGTGTGGCACATAGCTAACGTTATATAGTTATAATATTAGGTTACCCAACTAAACTAACGTTTGCTTATTTAGCTGTctattgttttgtgtgtttttttttcttcaggttaaGAACACACCTGCGCCGTTGACTTACGTGGTCTACCCTGGTTGTaagctaacatcagctagctTATCTAACCTACCTTGCAGGCTGCCATACTAAATAACTGACCACCCCACGCCATTGGAGCTAACTACCTAGCTATGGTTAATTCTGTAGCTTGTTGTTCTCGCCATGAATATGCGCTCCGAGTCCCTCTCTAACGTGGCACTGCGCTCAGAATCCAACACCTTCTATCTGTCGAGAGCAGGCTCGGGTCACACTGTCGGCGCCCCGAGAAATTCGTATTCTTTCGCGGTTGAACCGCATGACTCGCTCGGTGTCACCCTCAGCAGCGCCGCACAGCACTTCATCACATCCAGAAAGCTGGACAAGAACCTCGCTGGGAAGGCTCCTCGGCCGTTTCTGCCCGCAGGACAGAACAAAGCGGTGGCTGTTCCTCCTGGAGCCAGCTCTGAGAGCACAGAGACACTTGCATCTCAAGCCAAACAAATGGGGGGCGAAGGGACCCCTGTTAAAAGTAAAACTCCACTCGGACAGACCAACGCCATGGACAACAAAGCAGAATTTGTTTCAATGAACTCTCACAATTCCAGGGAATCGGGTGGGGAGGACAGTGCGAAGGGGTTGGACACTATGGGGGCTCATGGTGTGGCATCTCATGAACACAACCCAGAGGGTAAACGAAAGAACATGAAGAAGACTCCTGGCCATCCAAGTGCACAGGCCAGTTGTCTTCGGCAACTTCTCCTGCTTCAGCTGGACCTCattgagcagcagcagcaacagctgcAGTCAAAAGACAAGGAAATAGATGAACTTAAAGCTGACAGGGACACGGTATgtgatttaaagtgttttttaatagaaGCTTAAATTAGTGTTTTGTTCATACACTTACACCTGTGATGCTTATACAAATTAAGTGGCTTGTTTCTTAATTATCACAATAATCACTGTCCTACAGCTTCTGGCTCGGATTGAGCGAATGGAGCGGCGCTTACAGTTGACGAGCAAAGAACCACGTGATAAGCGCCTGTTTCAGCCTTTGGAGAGATGGGTCCCAGACACTGATGACTTCTGGGATTCTGATGTAGGAGACAGCCCTCAAACCCCATCAGCCAAGGGCTCTGCTTTTAGTCGAAGCAGCAAGGTGCAAAAGAGGTAAGACgtgcatttgtatgtgtgtgagtgataTATAATGTATCATGTATCCTctcatttcacattttctttctGCATGTTTTGATTTGCACATATTTCGTTTTGCTCTTTAGGAAATTTGGCTTCATAGATTCAAAGGTACAGAGGCCACAGGGGAAAGCTTCCAGGTTAACACCCCAGAAATCAGACACTGGAGGAGCCTCACCATGTCAGAGAGATCTGCGGAACAAGGAGACTCCAGAGAAAACTGGAGTGGGAAAGTCGGAAGCCCTCTCAGAAGGAGAAGATAACTGTGAACATCCAGACATACCATACATGACGACGACAGAAATGTACTTATGCTGTTGGCACCAACCTCCCGTCTCACCCCTGCGTGAGCCATCCCCTAAGAAAGAGGATGATGTGGCCAGTAAGAATCTTTTAATGTGCAGAGTTTATTTTAATTACCAAGAATGTATGTATTTAATGAAATGTATTGTGTTTCTTTAAACTCACAGTTCCATCATGGAGGGAAAACAGCATGGAGCCTTTGAAGGAGGAAGATGCCTTTGACATCCCTGAGGTGAGAATATTAGTCTGAATGTGTATTTTCTCTACATTATTCCTGTTGCACACACAT
This genomic stretch from Astyanax mexicanus isolate ESR-SI-001 chromosome 15, AstMex3_surface, whole genome shotgun sequence harbors:
- the LOC125781157 gene encoding gastric inhibitory polypeptide, which codes for MKVEMIALIFFCLGGVLVVTARAVDNSPADDVQHLGRRYAESTIASDISKIMDSMVQKNFVNFLLNQREKKSMPATMPEDPEVHIFNDLLTKDFTMWVHSKGDRSKSQ
- the msl1b gene encoding male-specific lethal 1 homolog produces the protein MNMRSESLSNVALRSESNTFYLSRAGSGHTVGAPRNSYSFAVEPHDSLGVTLSSAAQHFITSRKLDKNLAGKAPRPFLPAGQNKAVAVPPGASSESTETLASQAKQMGGEGTPVKSKTPLGQTNAMDNKAEFVSMNSHNSRESGGEDSAKGLDTMGAHGVASHEHNPEGKRKNMKKTPGHPSAQASCLRQLLLLQLDLIEQQQQQLQSKDKEIDELKADRDTLLARIERMERRLQLTSKEPRDKRLFQPLERWVPDTDDFWDSDVGDSPQTPSAKGSAFSRSSKVQKRKFGFIDSKVQRPQGKASRLTPQKSDTGGASPCQRDLRNKETPEKTGVGKSEALSEGEDNCEHPDIPYMTTTEMYLCCWHQPPVSPLREPSPKKEDDVAIPSWRENSMEPLKEEDAFDIPESLDDGVFLKRHAKLELDEKRRKRWDIQRIREQRMLQRLQQRMEKRKINVQESEPEMSSFYPEVDDVESIIITPFLPVVAFGRPLPKITPQNFELPWLDERSRCRIENQKKQTPHRTCRK